One stretch of Oncorhynchus gorbuscha isolate QuinsamMale2020 ecotype Even-year linkage group LG21, OgorEven_v1.0, whole genome shotgun sequence DNA includes these proteins:
- the bcl6b gene encoding B-cell CLL/lymphoma 6 member B protein isoform X1, with product MFSLAGVFCNRMSKIQVVEGYRVGGRHEAAGSEAAAAQGYVKEFTRHSNDVLLNLNELRHQNILTDATLVVGTARLQAHCAVLIACSGFFYSLYSRRVSSPGWSGAAGQALTLSLPDSLDPSSVSLLLDFMYTSQLPLTPRTVPGVLSVATYLQMDHVADACRAFMLHSERMRGTPPQMKLDSTVSVMSAALSGGAPLNPTVNGRPRPSVLVVSTPSQSAAEAEGRMCHDSASRVPGNFRACLQPGTFLTREPRSKELKQEPESPILASTPSPDSPSRSSCQPNSPAESNTCNLGEPKRNPDPKSCNWKKYKYIVLNPLCAENTVKEEEPEEGRQQLDHIPTSDRMEVTLKPPMEAWPRKGSGQNESPPLVPHPGLPAHPVEPPMVPPTHKEGTVSPCCLAPRPLEPEAAHHCQHPIKRENYSLPFCYSGNLSVIKTACIAPIAGDKPYRCNVCGAQFNRPANLKTHSRIHSGEKPYRCDTCGARFVQVAHLRAHVLIHTGEKPYPCHTCGTRFRHLQTLKSHLRIHTGEKPYTCEKCDLHFRHKSQLRLHLRQKHGAVTNTKIRYKVLTDPYHPILQAC from the exons ATGTTTTCTCTAGCTGGTGTCTTCTGCAACAGG ATGAGCAAGATCCAGGTGGTGGAGGGATATAGGGTTGGAGGGAGGCATGAGGCGGCGGGGTCTGAAGCGGCTGCTGCGCAGGGATACGTAAAGGAGTTTACGCGCCACTCCAACGACGTCCTGCTGAATCTGAACGAGCTGAGGCACCAGAACATTCTGACCGATGCCACCCTGGTGGTGGGCACTGCCCGACTGCAGGCACACTGTGCTGTGCTCATTGCATGCAG TGGGTTCTTCTACTCCCTGTACTCCCGTCGTGTGTCCTCTCCTGGATGGAGTGGTGCTGCAGGCCAGGCCCTGACCCTGtcactccctgactccctggacCCCTCCAGCGTCTCCCTGCTCCTGGACTTCATGTACACCTCCCAGCTGCCCCTCACGCCACGCACAGTCCCCGGAGTGCTCTCCGTCGCCACCTACCTGCAGATGGACCACGTGGCTGACGCCTGCAGAGCTTTCATGTTACACAG tgagaggatgagagggacgCCCCCTCAAATGAAGCTGGACTCCACGGTGTCTGTAATGTCTGCAGCACTCTCAGGGGGAGCTCCTCTTAATCCCACTGTCAATGGAAGACCCCGCCCATCTGTCCTcgttgtctccaccccctcccagtCCGCAGCGGAGGCTGAGGGTCGTATGTGTCATGACTCGGCcag CAGGGTCCCTGGAAACTTCCGGGCCTGTCTGCAGCCAGGGACTTTCCTGACCCGCGAGCCCAGGTCAAAGGAACTAAAGCAGGAGCCTGAATCACCCATCCTGGCCTCCACCCCTTCTCCAGACAGCCCGTCTCGCTCCAGCTGTCAGCCCAACTCTCCTGCGGAGTCCAACACCTGTAATCTAGGTGAACCCAAGCGCAACCCTGACCCCAAATCCTGCAACTGGAAGAAATACAAGTACATTGTCCTCAACCCCCTCTGTGCCGAAAACACGGTAAAGGAGGAGGAGCCTGAGGAGGGCCGGCAGCAGCTTGACCACATCCCCACCTCTGATAGGATGGAAGTGACATTGAAGCCACCTATGGAGGCATGGCCAAGGAAAGGATCCGGACAAAATGAAAG CCCTCCCCTGGTTCCCCACCCAGGGCTGCCAGCCCACCCTGTGGAACCCCCCATGGTGCCCCCCACCCACAAGGAAGGAACAG TCTCGCCTTGCTGTCTGGCACCACGCCCATTGGAGCCAGAGGCCGCCCACCACTGCCAACACCCAATTAAGCGTGAGAATTACAGCTTGCCATTCTGTTACTCCGGCAACCTGAGCGTGATAAAGACTGCCTGCATAG CCCCCATTGCAGGAGACAAGCCTTACCGCTGCAACGTGTGCGGTGCCCAGTTCAACCGGCCCGCCAACCTGAAGACGCACTCCCGCATCCACTCCGGAGAGAAGCCCTACCGCTGTGATACCTGCGGGGCCCGATTCGTTCAG GTGGCCCACTTGCGAGCCCATGTTCTGATTCACACGGGGGAGAAGCCTTATCCCTGTCACACCTGCGGCACTCGCTTCCGTCACCTGCAGACCCTGAAGAGTCACCTGCGCattcacactggagagaagccttacacT
- the bcl6b gene encoding B-cell CLL/lymphoma 6 member B protein isoform X2: MFSLAGVFCNRMSKIQVVEGYRVGGRHEAAGSEAAAAQGYVKEFTRHSNDVLLNLNELRHQNILTDATLVVGTARLQAHCAVLIACSGFFYSLYSRRVSSPGWSGAAGQALTLSLPDSLDPSSVSLLLDFMYTSQLPLTPRTVPGVLSVATYLQMDHVADACRAFMLHSERMRGTPPQMKLDSTVSVMSAALSGGAPLNPTVNGRPRPSVLVVSTPSQSAAEAEGRMCHDSARVPGNFRACLQPGTFLTREPRSKELKQEPESPILASTPSPDSPSRSSCQPNSPAESNTCNLGEPKRNPDPKSCNWKKYKYIVLNPLCAENTVKEEEPEEGRQQLDHIPTSDRMEVTLKPPMEAWPRKGSGQNESPPLVPHPGLPAHPVEPPMVPPTHKEGTVSPCCLAPRPLEPEAAHHCQHPIKRENYSLPFCYSGNLSVIKTACIAPIAGDKPYRCNVCGAQFNRPANLKTHSRIHSGEKPYRCDTCGARFVQVAHLRAHVLIHTGEKPYPCHTCGTRFRHLQTLKSHLRIHTGEKPYTCEKCDLHFRHKSQLRLHLRQKHGAVTNTKIRYKVLTDPYHPILQAC, translated from the exons ATGTTTTCTCTAGCTGGTGTCTTCTGCAACAGG ATGAGCAAGATCCAGGTGGTGGAGGGATATAGGGTTGGAGGGAGGCATGAGGCGGCGGGGTCTGAAGCGGCTGCTGCGCAGGGATACGTAAAGGAGTTTACGCGCCACTCCAACGACGTCCTGCTGAATCTGAACGAGCTGAGGCACCAGAACATTCTGACCGATGCCACCCTGGTGGTGGGCACTGCCCGACTGCAGGCACACTGTGCTGTGCTCATTGCATGCAG TGGGTTCTTCTACTCCCTGTACTCCCGTCGTGTGTCCTCTCCTGGATGGAGTGGTGCTGCAGGCCAGGCCCTGACCCTGtcactccctgactccctggacCCCTCCAGCGTCTCCCTGCTCCTGGACTTCATGTACACCTCCCAGCTGCCCCTCACGCCACGCACAGTCCCCGGAGTGCTCTCCGTCGCCACCTACCTGCAGATGGACCACGTGGCTGACGCCTGCAGAGCTTTCATGTTACACAG tgagaggatgagagggacgCCCCCTCAAATGAAGCTGGACTCCACGGTGTCTGTAATGTCTGCAGCACTCTCAGGGGGAGCTCCTCTTAATCCCACTGTCAATGGAAGACCCCGCCCATCTGTCCTcgttgtctccaccccctcccagtCCGCAGCGGAGGCTGAGGGTCGTATGTGTCATGACTCGGCcag GGTCCCTGGAAACTTCCGGGCCTGTCTGCAGCCAGGGACTTTCCTGACCCGCGAGCCCAGGTCAAAGGAACTAAAGCAGGAGCCTGAATCACCCATCCTGGCCTCCACCCCTTCTCCAGACAGCCCGTCTCGCTCCAGCTGTCAGCCCAACTCTCCTGCGGAGTCCAACACCTGTAATCTAGGTGAACCCAAGCGCAACCCTGACCCCAAATCCTGCAACTGGAAGAAATACAAGTACATTGTCCTCAACCCCCTCTGTGCCGAAAACACGGTAAAGGAGGAGGAGCCTGAGGAGGGCCGGCAGCAGCTTGACCACATCCCCACCTCTGATAGGATGGAAGTGACATTGAAGCCACCTATGGAGGCATGGCCAAGGAAAGGATCCGGACAAAATGAAAG CCCTCCCCTGGTTCCCCACCCAGGGCTGCCAGCCCACCCTGTGGAACCCCCCATGGTGCCCCCCACCCACAAGGAAGGAACAG TCTCGCCTTGCTGTCTGGCACCACGCCCATTGGAGCCAGAGGCCGCCCACCACTGCCAACACCCAATTAAGCGTGAGAATTACAGCTTGCCATTCTGTTACTCCGGCAACCTGAGCGTGATAAAGACTGCCTGCATAG CCCCCATTGCAGGAGACAAGCCTTACCGCTGCAACGTGTGCGGTGCCCAGTTCAACCGGCCCGCCAACCTGAAGACGCACTCCCGCATCCACTCCGGAGAGAAGCCCTACCGCTGTGATACCTGCGGGGCCCGATTCGTTCAG GTGGCCCACTTGCGAGCCCATGTTCTGATTCACACGGGGGAGAAGCCTTATCCCTGTCACACCTGCGGCACTCGCTTCCGTCACCTGCAGACCCTGAAGAGTCACCTGCGCattcacactggagagaagccttacacT